From Dasypus novemcinctus isolate mDasNov1 chromosome 8, mDasNov1.1.hap2, whole genome shotgun sequence, the proteins below share one genomic window:
- the LRRC19 gene encoding leucine-rich repeat-containing protein 19 — protein sequence MKITCITILFWSLSILSLLDESQTSKTEVKCNFTEKNYSLIPEDINKDVTILDLSYNQITLNVTDARVLQTYLLLTELYLVENNVFILYNNSFGNLANLEILNICRNSIYIIQQHAFVGLNKLKELHLCKNKVFQLNPDIFVPLKNLILLNLQGNMISHFDVPQLFHLELIILYGNPWNCSCSLFNLQKWLNTSNVTLENENITMCSYPDILKSYSIKTVPYRAECHSNFPSPITEDLYIHFKSISDPTFNNSLNLTNSEYEPIGKSWTFLVGVVITVLMTSLLIFIAIKCPIWYNFLLNYNHHRLEEHEAETYEDGITSNPSSLSQIPDTNSEETTVIFEQLHSFVVDDDGFIEDKYIDTQELHEEN from the exons ATGAAAATCACATGCATCACAATCTTGTTTTGGTCCCTCTCCATTCTATCATTACTAGATGAAAGCCAGACTTCTAAAACA gaAGTCAAGTGTAATTTCACTGAAAAGAATTATTCTTTGATTCCAGAGGATATTAATAAGGATGTTACTATACTTGATCTCAGTTATAACCAAATTACTCTGAATGTCACAGACGCAAGGGTTCTACAGACATATCTTTTACTCACTGAGCTCTATTTGGTTGAGAATAATGTCTTTATCTTATATAATAACAGTTTTGGTAACCTCGCCAATctagaaattttaaatatctgtAGAAACTCCATCTACATAATTCAACAGCATGCTTTCGTAggcttaaataaattaaaagagttACATCTCTGCAAAAACAAAGTATTTCAACTGAATCCTGATATTTTTGTGCCTTTAAAAAACCTGATACTTCTGAATCTGCAAGGCAATATGATAAGCCATTTTGATGTTCCACAACTATTTCATCTggaattaataattttatatggaaatccatggaactgcTCTTGTAGTCTATTCAATTTGCAGAAGTGGTTGAACACATCGAATGTGACACTAG AAAATGAGAACATCACCATGTGCAGCTACCCAGATATCTTGAAGAGCTACAGTATCAAAACAGTACCTTATAGGGCTGAATGTCACTCAAATTTTCCTTCACCTATAACTGAAGATCTTTATATCCATTTTAAGTCCATTAGTGATCCAACATTTAACAACTCTTTGAACTTAACAAATTCAG AATATGAACCTATTGGGAAAAGCTGGACTTTTCTTGTGGGTGTTGTCATCACTGTATTGATGACCTCACTCCTCATTTTTATTGCTATCAAATGTCCGATATGGTATAATTTTCTACTTAATTACAATCATCATCGCCTGGAAGAGCATGAAGCAGAAACCTATGAAGATGGTATTACTAGCAATCCAAGTTCTCTTTCACAGATACCAGATACAAACTCTGAAGAAACTACAGTAATATTTGAACAACTCCATTCATTTGTGGTAGATGATGATGGGTTTATTGAAGACAAATACATAGATACCCAAGAATTAcatgaagaaaattaa